The bacterium genome has a window encoding:
- a CDS encoding carboxypeptidase regulatory-like domain-containing protein has protein sequence MMRTRYRILATLFLLLITTFAQAQRITGSIKGDVTDEEGGPLPGVTVTLESDALIGGPQVITTSGDGGYRFPALPPGTYSLTFEMGGFQTIVHDQVRVVLGSTVEQNTTLRLSQVTEQMVISGETPLVDPTKPGFSTNYTQEYIENTPIARFTFFDFVQMAPGSSPMRFDNTAFAHSILGSNTNENAYQMDGTDLTSALTGAAWPWPNTDIIEEIEILDIGAPAEYGNYQGAVINVVTKSGGNEFHGDANFFFQTQGLTGNNAEIDGIPYHRERYTDLTAQIGGPILKDKLWFFGGVQTRREHFSQPGTPPESPVKEDDDRYFFKFTYDINKTNNLHFSLHNDYYNIPEPVTVNKPIETALVETGSNPTPNVLWTSTLNSNTILEVRYAGFYGHDVGEPQNG, from the coding sequence ATGATGAGAACGAGATACAGAATCCTAGCTACTCTCTTCCTTCTATTGATTACGACGTTTGCTCAAGCCCAGCGCATTACCGGATCCATCAAAGGGGACGTCACCGATGAAGAAGGCGGACCTCTCCCGGGCGTAACAGTTACTCTGGAAAGCGATGCTTTGATCGGAGGTCCACAGGTGATTACCACCAGCGGAGATGGTGGTTACCGTTTTCCTGCGTTGCCGCCTGGGACATACTCTCTGACCTTCGAAATGGGTGGCTTTCAAACCATTGTTCACGATCAGGTTCGTGTAGTGTTAGGAAGCACCGTTGAGCAGAACACTACATTGAGGCTATCTCAGGTAACCGAACAAATGGTGATTAGCGGTGAAACTCCACTTGTCGATCCTACCAAGCCTGGATTTTCCACGAACTATACGCAAGAATACATAGAGAACACTCCGATCGCGCGCTTTACGTTCTTCGATTTCGTCCAGATGGCGCCAGGCTCCTCTCCGATGCGCTTTGACAACACAGCCTTTGCGCATTCGATTCTTGGTTCCAACACGAACGAAAACGCGTATCAAATGGATGGAACCGATCTTACGTCTGCTCTGACTGGAGCCGCCTGGCCCTGGCCCAACACTGATATCATTGAGGAAATCGAAATACTGGATATCGGGGCGCCGGCTGAATATGGAAACTACCAGGGAGCAGTCATTAACGTCGTAACAAAATCAGGCGGAAATGAATTTCATGGTGACGCAAATTTCTTTTTTCAGACTCAGGGCCTGACCGGAAATAACGCCGAAATCGATGGGATTCCTTACCATCGCGAACGCTATACGGATCTTACGGCTCAAATTGGCGGACCGATTTTAAAAGACAAACTCTGGTTCTTTGGCGGTGTGCAAACCAGGCGCGAGCATTTTTCGCAACCAGGAACGCCCCCTGAATCACCTGTCAAAGAAGATGATGACCGTTACTTTTTTAAATTTACGTACGACATAAATAAGACCAACAATCTGCACTTCAGTTTGCATAACGATTACTACAACATTCCGGAACCGGTGACAGTCAATAAACCGATTGAAACCGCTCTTGTAGAAACGGGAAGCAACCCCACACCCAATGTTCTGTGGACTTCCACTTTGAATAGCAACACCATTTTAGAAGTAAGGTATGCCGGATTTTACGGCCATGATGTCGGCGAACCGCAAAATGGAAT